In Zingiber officinale cultivar Zhangliang chromosome 1A, Zo_v1.1, whole genome shotgun sequence, a genomic segment contains:
- the LOC122012327 gene encoding LYR motif-containing protein At3g19508-like — MAMQRALRAYLEVLRLVRHLPPETRPYYCKYARENFVNYRDLDESTSLDELLQRAYAHSTWVLDKYAVDQLAANKLKQICSS, encoded by the exons ATGGCGATGCAGCGGGCGCTGAGAGCGTACCTGGAAGTGCTGCGGCTTGTGCGACACCTCCCTCCGGAGACCCGGCCTTACTACTGCAAGTACGCCCGCGAGAATTTCGTCAATTACCGCGACCTGGACGAGTCTACCTCCCTCGACGAGCTGCTGCAGCGCGCCTACGCCCACAGCACCTGGGTCCTCGACAAG TACGCCGTGGATCAATTGGCCGCTAACAAGCTGAAGCAGATCTGCAGCAGTTGA